The following nucleotide sequence is from Primulina tabacum isolate GXHZ01 chromosome 2, ASM2559414v2, whole genome shotgun sequence.
gcagTAActaagtggagcggtatcgtgttATATTGGAGGTAAAAAGGTAtactcagaaagaaggcattgccttcgatgagatattttctcatgTGGTTTGACTTACAATTGTCAGAGTAATGTTGGCATTGTGTGCAGTGTTTGACCAACGTCTAGAACCGTTAGATGTGAAAAAgacatttcttcatggagatcttaaagaagaaatctatatgctcctgGCAGAAGGTTTTGCATCAAACGACAAAAAGAACTTGGTTCGAAAGTTGAACAAATATCCGTATGGCCTCAATCAGGCGCCGaagtgttggtacaagagatttgattcctatattatgagccttggatacaacagactgagtacagacccttgtacatatttcaagaggtctgatgattattatattattttgaagTTGTATATGAACGACATACTGaaagcaggccccaacaaagatcaggtccaaggattgaaggcacaatTGGCTAGGAAATTTGATATGAAGAACTTGAGACcaacaaacaagattctagatATGAAAGTTCACCGAGATAGAAGTAAAGAAAGTTTTGGCTTtcctagaaaaattatttgaagaaagtcttgcaacgcttcaacatgcaagatagtaagccaatatcCACCCTCTTCTTGtcaacttcaagttatcctccgagatgtatCTTAGCAGTGAaacagagaggatggagatgtctcgagtaccatatgcatcagcagtaggaagtttgatgttcgttatgatctgtacaagaccagacatttctcaagcagtgggagcagttagttgGTATATGGCGAAttctggacgagagcattgtaGTATAGTTAAGatgatccttagatacattaaggatACCTCAAATGccgcattatgttatggaggatcagattttacactcagaggctatgtcgattcagattatgcaagTGATCATGATAAGGAAAAATCTACTACTGATCATGTATTTACACTCGCGAGGGGAGCAGTAAGCTGTGTTTCAAAATTGCAAACACTCATGGCTTTATCCACGACGGAAGCATAAtatatggcagctactcaatcttgcaaggaggcaatatggatcaAAGGTTATTGGAAGATATCAGAAACAAACAAGataatgttcctttgttttgtgacagtcagagtgccttgcacatcgcaagaaatccagcctttcattccaagacgaaacacattggagtccaatttcactttgtacgGAAATTAGTAGAAGAAGaaagcgtggatatgcagaagatccatacaaaagataacataactgattttctgaccaaaccagtgaacactgataaggttgagtggtgtagatcctcaagtagTCTAGCGGAAATGTAAGCAACATGGAATGACCAGATTGAAAAGATGTGTGGAGatatgtttgattctcaatcaaatctccaagtgggagaaatgtcggcaaagAGTGaaaatgcatttaatgcattaaagaAGATGGTTGGCTGAATTTGTTGAATAAAAACTTGGGTTGACAAAGTTGAATTCAGACGATACGTATAAAAGCGTTTTCACACGAacaaggggctctataaatagagctccctccCCTCATTCTGATATCATcatttcttcgagttttctctcatcttatagcatttgagtgcttagttctataatatttgtgatgtgttttgttctcctATATTAAGAAATTATGTGTTCTCTTTGAAAACACAATGAGTGGTTGTACaccgtaaaatattatagtgaaattcaTTTCATCTTACTCTGtggtttttattttaataatttttaggggtttttcacgAAAATTTCGGAGTCcagtttattattttttttcatatttatgattttaaattatcgCACCTCAAACCGACATCTTACGCATGGAGCTCCGTCCTGAATCTCGCTCGACCTCCGGCTCAACCGTGGGGTTTGGCCCAACTCTATCCGTTCATTGTATTCTGACATGGTCCCAAGAGCAGAGACCACAGCCAGAGCCAAGTCATTCGGGGCCATACATCTACCAGGATATCAGTTAGTACGTTTTTGTTTTGGCGGTATCAGGGTTGGTAAATATTTTTGAGGGAGTAAAAAATATGTTTGGTTGTGTTTCTAAAttagatttattttttattggcAAAACATGATAGGAACTGTTGGAAAGTATTATTCTCAATTTTAAAGTTTTTACACTTTAGTGGAggatataatttaatattaaagtTTTCCCCTGTAATAATCTAGCTATGAAAAAGgagaataaaatatatatttaatgttaATGATAATGATTATTATAGCTATGAAAAAGGAGAAAAAGTACATACATTTTCACATGGAAAGATTATTCTGGGGAAATAAAATAGAAAAGGgcttataaattattaaatagccattttttttattttaataggAATTTTTTCTTGGTCCTAGCTTCTTTTTTCAAATCATCccaacaaaaataattttttttaaaaaaaaaaacactgaGAAGTAGAAtttcataataataaacatcTAACATAAGACAGatcaatctaattcatatttattataaaaaataatatttttaacgtaaaaaataaaaatctattCAAAAGAATCAGATTTTTGAAACATGATTCACGAGGAAATGTTGGAAATCAATTAGtcgattaaaataataaatattatatgataTTTAGCCATATCAAATAAATAgtttatgaatgaatttgacttttcaattaataatattttgacgttccaatatatatatatatataattcacgCTGCGATGGAAAGATGATGATGGAAGAATGGGTTGCAAGCCGACAAAAGGCAGACCAACAGTGGTGGTTCACGTCTCAGATTTCGCGTAAAGCTCACCTCACattattggttttttttttctctccatCGCCAGCCATCTTTTCTTTTAACCGTCTGTTTCCATCAATGGATTCTTGCTGGGATTTGCTGCCTTACGGAAAAAAACCCGTAAATTTGTTGCCATTGATTTGGATTCTTTGACAAGAAACGGAAATAAGAAGCGCAATGGGGCAGAGTTTTAGGCGGGGAGATGGTTTTGGTCTAGTCATGCTGTTGTTGTATAGGGTGGTGTTCGTGTTGCTAGTGAGCAGTGGGAGAGCCGGCTCGGAGCCGACTCAGGATAAGCAAGCGTTGCTCGCGTTCCTCTCGCAAGTTCCGCACGAGAGACGCCTGGTGTGGAACGAGTCTGAATCGGCCTGCAGCTGGGTCGGGGTGGGATGCGATGCCACCAATTCTTCGGTGTACTTTTTGAGGCTTCCCGGTGTTGGGCTCGTCGGCAGAATCCCGCCGAACACACTAGGTCGGCTTACTCAGCTTCGAGTCCTAAGCCTGCGGGCCAACAGGCTCACCGGAGAAATCCCACGtgatttctcccaactcaaGCTACTCCGCAGCCTCTACCTCCAGAACAACGTGTTAACCGGTGATTTCCCGGCGAGTATCGCCGACATGGGTCGGATGACTCGGCTGGACCTCTCGTCCAACAACTTAACCGGCTCAATTCCGTTTTCTATCGGCAATCTGACTAGTTTGACAGGCCTTTTTCTCGAGAACAATGGATTCACGGGCAAAATTCCTAGCAATGTCCCACCCAGACTCGTCGATTTTAGCGTCGCCAACAACCGTCTCAACGGTTCAATCCCCACGGGGTTCGCAAAATTCCCCGCGCTCGCATTCGCGAACAACGTCGATTTGTGCGGCGACCCATTGCCCTCGTGCAACCCATTTTTCCCCTCCCCGTCCCCTTCTCCAACATTGCTTCCCAACACCACTCCCCAAAAGAAACATAAAAAACTCTCAACTGCCGCCATTATCGGAATATCAGTTGCAGGCGGAGTACTATTACTTCTACTCATCCTTGCAATAATTTTCCTTCTcttgagaagaagaagaaggacCAAAGAAAGCTCAAAAGCTCCGAAACCGCCCATAACAACAGAGGCCATAGCAGTGGGAGAGGCTGGAACATCTTCGTCGAGAGACGACGTCTCAGGGGGTCCATTGGCGCAACCCAGTAAGCTTGTTTTCGTTCCCGACGGGGGCTACAGTTTCGATTTGGAGGATTTGCTGAGGGCCTCGGCAGAAGTGCTGGGGAAGGGGAGTGTGGGAACAAGTTACAAAGCAGTGTTAGGGGAAGGCACAATTGTTGTGGTGAAGAGGCTTAAGGACGTGGTGTATGCTAAGAAAGAATTCGAGGAGCTAATGCAGTATCTGGGCAGTGTAAAACATCCGAATTTGCTTCGTTTGAGAGCTTTTTACTATTCCAAAGATGAGAAATTGCTGATCTATGATTACTTGCCTGCTGGAAGCTTATCTGCTCTTCTCCATGGTAATTCTTTCTCTTCAAGATTGTCATTTTCTTGTGTTTTCTGGTTGGCCTTTGTTACCAAGATTTTGTCTTCATTTTGTTCCCTTTTTTCAGTAACGAACTCCTAGATTTTGTTGCagattattaatcttatttgaaaaacttttctttaaaaaaaataaattacgaGAAACTTGGT
It contains:
- the LOC142528733 gene encoding putative inactive receptor kinase At2g26730; the encoded protein is MGQSFRRGDGFGLVMLLLYRVVFVLLVSSGRAGSEPTQDKQALLAFLSQVPHERRLVWNESESACSWVGVGCDATNSSVYFLRLPGVGLVGRIPPNTLGRLTQLRVLSLRANRLTGEIPRDFSQLKLLRSLYLQNNVLTGDFPASIADMGRMTRLDLSSNNLTGSIPFSIGNLTSLTGLFLENNGFTGKIPSNVPPRLVDFSVANNRLNGSIPTGFAKFPALAFANNVDLCGDPLPSCNPFFPSPSPSPTLLPNTTPQKKHKKLSTAAIIGISVAGGVLLLLLILAIIFLLLRRRRRTKESSKAPKPPITTEAIAVGEAGTSSSRDDVSGGPLAQPSKLVFVPDGGYSFDLEDLLRASAEVLGKGSVGTSYKAVLGEGTIVVVKRLKDVVYAKKEFEELMQYLGSVKHPNLLRLRAFYYSKDEKLLIYDYLPAGSLSALLHGSRGSGRPPLDWDSRLRIALCAARGIAHLHVSENIVHGNIKSSNILLKQDNLHASVSDFGLNPLFSSSTPPSHRIMGYRAPEVLENRKVTLKSDVYSFGVLLLELLTGKAPNQASLGEEGIDLPRWVQSVVREEWTAEVFDVELMRYQNVEEEMVQLLQIGMACVATVPDQRPSMQEVLKMIEEINRGDTDDGVQQSSDDTLRGGSDGQTPPMGSRASPPSVVRP